From the genome of Psychroserpens ponticola, one region includes:
- the rpe gene encoding ribulose-phosphate 3-epimerase: MSSKLIAPSILAADFANLQRDIEMINDSEADWFHIDIMDGVFVPNISFGMPVLKAITTHTIKPVDVHLMIVDPDRYIKTFANLGADNLTVHYEACPHLHRTIQAIKAEGMKAGVALNPHTPIALLEDIIQNIDLICLMSVNPGFGGQSFIENTYSKVNQLKKMINKNGATTKIEIDGGVTNKNAKQLIEAGADILVAGSYVFKSKNQTETIKDLKALANS; encoded by the coding sequence ATGTCTTCAAAACTTATAGCACCTTCAATTTTAGCAGCCGATTTTGCTAATTTACAACGCGATATTGAAATGATAAACGACAGTGAAGCAGATTGGTTTCACATTGATATTATGGATGGTGTATTTGTACCCAATATTTCTTTTGGAATGCCAGTTTTAAAAGCAATTACCACACATACAATAAAACCAGTAGATGTACATTTAATGATTGTAGATCCAGATAGATATATCAAAACATTTGCCAATCTTGGAGCAGATAATCTTACAGTACATTATGAAGCATGTCCTCATCTTCATAGAACTATACAAGCAATTAAAGCTGAAGGTATGAAAGCTGGTGTTGCATTAAATCCACATACTCCTATTGCGTTATTAGAAGATATAATCCAAAATATAGATTTGATATGTTTAATGAGTGTAAACCCAGGATTTGGCGGTCAGAGTTTTATTGAAAACACATATTCAAAAGTTAATCAATTAAAAAAAATGATTAACAAAAATGGAGCTACAACCAAAATTGAAATTGATGGAGGTGTCACTAATAAAAATGCAAAGCAGCTTATTGAAGCAGGTGCAGACATATTAGTTGCAGGTAGCTATGTTTTTAAAAGTAAAAACCAAACAGAAACAATTAAAGATTTAAAAGCTTTAGCAAACAGTTAA
- a CDS encoding polyribonucleotide nucleotidyltransferase, producing the protein MIPKVFREVIDLGDGREISIETGKLAKQAHGSVVVQSGKCMLLCTVVSNYEQKDVNFLPLTVDYREKFAAAGRYPGGFFKREARPSDGEVLTMRLVDRVLRPLFPKDYHSETQVMIQLMSHDPEVMPDAMAGLAASAAIQLSDFPFECAISEARVGRINGEFIINPTFAQLEESDIDMMIGASADSVMMVEGEMDEISEEEMADAIKFAHEAIKVQCAAQVRLAEAFGKKDVREYEPEREDKDLEKKVHDMAYDKVYAIAKAGSSKHERSAAFQQIKEDIKATFSEEELADYGGLVSDYYRKAEKAAIRNLTLDEGLRLDGRKTDEIRPIWCEVDYLPSTHGSSIFTRGETQALATVTLGTSRDANQIDMPSQEGEERFYLHYNFPPFCTGEARPIRGTSRREVGHGNLAQRALKGMIPADCPYTVRVVSEVLESNGSSSMATVCSGTMALMDAGVQMTKPVSGIAMGLISDADSGKYAVLSDILGDEDHLGDMDFKVTGTADGITACQMDIKVKGLSYEILVNALQQARNGRLHILEKLTDTIATPNADVKDHAPTMVTRRVPNEFIGALIGPGGKVIQEMQKETETTIVINEDPVTEEGIVEILGVGKTGIDAVMARIDAILFKPTVGSVYEVKVIKMLDFGAVVEYMDAPGNEVLLHVSELAWERTENVSDVVNMGDVFDVKYFGVDSRTRKEKVSRKAILPKPEGYVARPPRDDKRSGGRDNRGRDNRGRDNRRDDRKPREDKKDD; encoded by the coding sequence TATTTAGAGAGGTCATTGACCTTGGTGATGGTAGAGAAATTTCTATCGAAACCGGAAAATTAGCAAAACAAGCTCATGGTAGCGTTGTGGTGCAATCTGGAAAATGTATGTTATTATGTACTGTTGTTTCCAATTACGAACAAAAGGACGTTAATTTCCTTCCTTTAACTGTAGATTACAGAGAAAAATTTGCTGCTGCAGGACGATATCCAGGTGGTTTCTTCAAAAGAGAAGCAAGACCAAGTGATGGTGAAGTATTAACAATGCGTTTAGTAGACAGAGTTTTACGTCCGTTATTCCCAAAAGATTACCATTCTGAAACACAGGTGATGATTCAATTAATGTCTCATGACCCTGAAGTTATGCCAGATGCTATGGCAGGTTTAGCTGCTTCTGCTGCAATTCAATTATCAGATTTCCCGTTTGAATGTGCAATATCTGAGGCTAGAGTTGGTCGTATCAATGGTGAATTCATTATCAACCCAACATTTGCTCAATTAGAAGAATCTGATATCGATATGATGATTGGTGCTTCTGCTGATTCAGTAATGATGGTAGAAGGTGAAATGGATGAGATTTCTGAAGAAGAAATGGCAGATGCTATTAAATTTGCTCACGAAGCAATTAAAGTACAATGTGCTGCTCAAGTAAGATTAGCAGAAGCATTCGGAAAGAAAGACGTTCGTGAATATGAACCAGAAAGAGAAGACAAAGATTTAGAGAAGAAAGTACATGACATGGCATATGACAAAGTATATGCTATTGCAAAAGCTGGATCTTCAAAGCATGAAAGAAGTGCTGCTTTTCAACAAATAAAAGAAGATATTAAAGCGACGTTTTCTGAAGAAGAATTAGCAGATTACGGAGGTTTAGTTTCTGATTATTACCGTAAAGCTGAAAAAGCTGCCATTAGAAATTTAACCTTAGATGAAGGTTTACGTTTAGATGGTAGAAAAACTGATGAAATTAGACCAATCTGGTGTGAAGTAGATTATTTACCATCAACACATGGTTCTTCAATTTTTACTCGTGGAGAAACTCAAGCATTGGCTACAGTAACTTTAGGAACATCAAGAGATGCAAATCAAATAGATATGCCATCACAAGAAGGTGAAGAACGTTTCTATTTACATTATAACTTCCCTCCTTTTTGTACAGGAGAAGCTAGACCTATTCGTGGAACATCTCGTAGAGAAGTAGGACATGGTAACTTAGCGCAACGTGCATTAAAGGGAATGATTCCTGCAGATTGCCCTTACACTGTTAGAGTTGTATCTGAAGTATTAGAATCTAACGGTTCGTCTTCTATGGCAACTGTTTGTTCTGGGACAATGGCACTTATGGATGCTGGTGTACAAATGACAAAACCTGTTTCTGGTATTGCAATGGGATTAATTTCTGATGCAGATTCTGGAAAGTATGCTGTATTATCTGATATTTTAGGTGATGAAGATCATCTTGGTGATATGGATTTTAAAGTAACTGGTACTGCAGATGGTATTACAGCTTGTCAAATGGATATTAAAGTAAAAGGATTATCATACGAGATTTTAGTGAATGCACTTCAACAAGCTCGTAATGGTCGTTTACATATCTTAGAGAAACTGACTGATACAATTGCTACACCAAATGCAGATGTGAAAGATCATGCGCCTACAATGGTAACTAGACGAGTTCCTAACGAATTTATCGGAGCATTAATAGGTCCTGGTGGAAAAGTAATTCAGGAAATGCAAAAAGAAACTGAGACAACTATCGTAATTAACGAAGATCCTGTAACTGAAGAAGGTATTGTAGAAATTTTGGGTGTTGGTAAAACTGGTATTGATGCAGTTATGGCTAGAATAGATGCTATATTGTTTAAACCAACAGTTGGTAGCGTTTACGAAGTAAAAGTAATCAAAATGTTAGATTTTGGTGCTGTTGTTGAGTATATGGACGCTCCTGGTAATGAAGTTTTATTACACGTAAGTGAATTAGCTTGGGAACGCACAGAAAATGTGTCTGATGTTGTAAACATGGGAGACGTTTTTGATGTAAAGTATTTTGGTGTAGATTCTAGAACACGTAAAGAAAAAGTATCTCGTAAAGCAATTTTACCAAAACCTGAAGGTTATGTAGCAAGACCACCAAGAGATGATAAACGTTCTGGTGGACGCGATAACAGAGGTAGAGACAATCGCGGACGCGATAACCGTCGTGATGATCGCAAACCTAGAGAAGATAAAAAAGACGATTAA
- a CDS encoding GumC family protein, whose protein sequence is MDIQPNNNAAFTILEDDNANLKQEFNKYLRQWPWFVFALIIALASAYLYVRYAPRIYETSAKIKILDESEGLELPTSAFIFKRKNINLENEMEIIRSYQLLEKVAKRLKLNTVFFEEGTIQTAQIAELPFEYQQLVEPESIEKVSSYAIEIEKETIKITDLKTNQVYNRSHVTEVETDSLLPFSVAVNNQLSYDESAGKRYTVYLGPLKKATLALRAQLSVESVGDVSDLLKLTIRGESRLRSERILNTLLQVFNNDGIKDRQLVSQRTLDFIDDRFIYLAEELDSIEVDRKEFKQRNNLIDLSTDAELGLQLRSRSDDKVFEIESQIALVEVLKNSIVTDEEGKLIPEDVGLQNRNVNSLIGEYNQAVLDKDKLISSGGGGINNPTVQLTKARIKDLTSNITKSLESYYKQLELSQSQLRSRNRELSGTVAQIPKKEKLLRAIERQQTIKESLYLLLLQKREEAAINLAITEPSIKVVDFALSSSAPKTPKPNVIYAASILGGFLVPFGVLFIIFMFDTKIHEKDDIVKLNNKIPIIAEIPDINKKEKTLFEDPNDRSVLAESFRILSSNVNYLIPLTDSDDGKVIYCTSTIKGEGKTFISINLSLALSSMNKKVLLIGADLRNPQIHTHTKFDKNTVGLSDYLNDKSIDWQSNLVKGFDNHPNHDILLSGNIPPNPTSLLTNWRYEDLINQAKKIYDYVIVDTAPTILVTDTMLISKFADVTVYIARANFTDKKILTFSDDLFKTGKLNNMAFVINGVGASKSYGYGYNYGYGYGYGSKEQT, encoded by the coding sequence ATGGACATACAACCAAATAACAACGCTGCATTTACTATTTTAGAAGATGATAATGCAAATTTAAAGCAAGAATTTAATAAATATCTAAGACAATGGCCTTGGTTTGTTTTTGCTTTAATTATAGCTTTAGCTAGTGCTTATTTATACGTAAGATATGCTCCTAGGATATATGAAACTAGTGCTAAAATTAAAATTTTAGACGAGTCTGAAGGTTTAGAATTGCCTACTTCAGCATTCATTTTTAAGCGTAAAAATATAAACTTAGAAAATGAAATGGAAATTATTAGATCTTATCAGCTTCTTGAAAAAGTGGCAAAAAGATTAAAACTAAATACTGTATTTTTTGAAGAAGGTACAATTCAAACCGCACAAATAGCAGAATTACCTTTTGAATACCAACAATTAGTTGAACCTGAAAGTATAGAAAAAGTTAGTTCTTATGCTATAGAAATTGAAAAGGAAACAATTAAAATTACAGATTTAAAAACCAACCAAGTATATAACAGATCTCATGTAACAGAAGTCGAAACAGACAGCCTTTTACCATTCTCGGTAGCTGTTAATAACCAACTATCCTATGATGAGAGTGCTGGAAAACGCTATACCGTATATTTAGGACCACTTAAAAAAGCAACTTTAGCACTCAGAGCTCAGCTTTCTGTAGAATCAGTTGGTGACGTAAGTGATTTACTTAAATTGACTATCAGAGGCGAAAGTAGGTTACGTTCAGAACGAATATTGAATACACTTTTACAGGTTTTTAATAATGATGGAATAAAAGATAGACAATTGGTTTCTCAACGGACTTTAGATTTTATCGATGACAGATTTATTTATCTGGCAGAGGAATTAGACTCTATTGAAGTAGATCGTAAGGAATTTAAACAGCGTAACAATTTAATTGACTTAAGTACTGATGCAGAATTAGGCTTACAGCTAAGATCTAGGTCAGACGATAAGGTATTTGAAATTGAGAGTCAAATTGCATTAGTTGAAGTCCTTAAGAACTCAATAGTTACAGACGAAGAAGGAAAACTCATACCTGAAGATGTTGGACTCCAAAACAGAAATGTTAATTCATTAATTGGAGAATATAATCAGGCCGTACTTGATAAGGATAAACTTATTAGTAGTGGAGGTGGAGGTATAAATAATCCTACAGTTCAATTAACAAAAGCTAGAATAAAAGATTTAACATCTAATATTACAAAATCTCTTGAATCCTACTACAAGCAATTAGAGTTGTCGCAATCACAATTAAGAAGTAGAAATAGAGAGTTGTCGGGTACGGTTGCACAAATCCCTAAAAAGGAGAAACTGTTGAGAGCTATTGAGCGTCAACAAACAATTAAAGAAAGTTTATATCTTTTATTATTACAAAAGCGTGAAGAAGCAGCTATTAATTTAGCAATTACAGAGCCTTCAATTAAAGTGGTTGATTTTGCATTGTCATCATCTGCGCCTAAAACGCCAAAACCAAATGTTATTTATGCTGCATCAATTTTAGGCGGTTTTCTAGTGCCATTTGGAGTCCTATTTATAATTTTCATGTTTGATACTAAAATCCATGAAAAGGATGATATTGTAAAATTGAATAATAAAATACCAATTATAGCAGAGATACCAGATATAAATAAAAAAGAAAAAACGCTTTTTGAAGATCCTAATGATAGATCTGTATTAGCCGAATCTTTCAGAATTTTAAGTTCTAATGTTAATTATTTAATTCCATTAACCGATAGTGATGATGGGAAAGTAATTTATTGTACCTCAACTATTAAGGGTGAAGGGAAGACTTTTATTAGTATCAATTTATCTTTAGCACTTTCTAGTATGAATAAAAAAGTGTTATTAATAGGAGCAGATTTACGTAATCCTCAAATTCATACCCACACAAAATTTGATAAAAATACAGTAGGATTGTCTGATTATTTGAATGATAAATCTATTGATTGGCAATCAAACCTTGTGAAAGGATTTGATAATCATCCAAATCATGATATCTTACTTTCAGGAAATATCCCTCCGAATCCAACCAGTTTATTAACCAATTGGAGATATGAAGATTTAATAAATCAAGCCAAAAAAATATATGATTATGTTATTGTAGATACAGCTCCAACTATTCTAGTTACTGATACAATGCTTATCTCTAAATTTGCAGATGTAACCGTTTATATTGCAAGAGCTAATTTTACTGATAAAAAGATTTTAACGTTCTCTGATGATTTATTCAAAACGGGTAAATTAAATAATATGGCGTTTGTAATTAATGGTGTAGGAGCTAGTAAATCTTATGGTTATGGCTATAACTATGGCTATGGCTATGGCTATGGTAGTAAAGAGCAAACTTAA
- a CDS encoding sigma-70 family RNA polymerase sigma factor, whose product MRQLKITKQVTNRETASLDKYLQEIGKVDLITADEEVELAQRIKAGDQIALEKLTKANLRFVVSVAKQYQNQGLTLPDLINEGNLGLIKAAQRFDETRGFKFISYAVWWIRQSILQALAEQSRIVRLPLNKIGSINKINKTFAFLEQSHERPPSAEEIAKELDMTINDVKESLKNSGRHVSMDAPLVQGEDSNLYDVLRSSESPNPDRDLLHESLRTEIERALETLTPREADVIRLYFGLGNQHPMTLEEIGETFDLTRERVRQIKEKAIRRLKHTSRSKILKTYLG is encoded by the coding sequence ATGAGACAGCTAAAAATCACAAAACAGGTTACCAATAGAGAAACGGCCTCCTTAGACAAGTATTTACAAGAGATTGGAAAGGTTGATTTAATTACAGCAGATGAAGAGGTAGAATTAGCTCAAAGAATCAAAGCAGGTGATCAAATAGCTTTAGAAAAATTAACTAAAGCAAACTTACGTTTTGTTGTTTCTGTAGCAAAACAATATCAGAATCAAGGTTTAACTTTGCCAGATCTAATTAATGAAGGAAACTTAGGTTTAATTAAAGCTGCACAACGATTTGATGAAACACGTGGATTTAAATTCATATCTTACGCTGTTTGGTGGATACGTCAATCAATATTACAAGCATTAGCTGAACAATCTCGTATTGTTCGCTTACCTTTAAACAAAATTGGTTCTATTAATAAAATAAATAAAACATTTGCTTTTTTAGAGCAAAGTCATGAACGTCCACCAAGTGCTGAAGAAATTGCAAAAGAGTTAGATATGACTATAAATGATGTCAAAGAGTCATTAAAAAACTCTGGTCGTCATGTCTCAATGGATGCTCCTTTAGTTCAAGGTGAGGATTCAAACCTTTATGATGTATTACGAAGTAGTGAATCACCAAATCCAGATAGAGATTTATTACATGAATCTTTACGAACCGAAATTGAAAGAGCCTTAGAAACTCTAACACCTCGAGAAGCTGATGTAATACGACTATATTTTGGCCTTGGAAATCAACACCCAATGACATTAGAAGAAATAGGTGAAACATTTGATTTGACACGAGAACGTGTACGTCAAATTAAAGAAAAAGCGATTAGAAGATTAAAACACACGTCCAGAAGTAAAATATTAAAAACATATTTAGGTTAG